From the Candidatus Krumholzibacteriia bacterium genome, the window TCAGGGCACCGCCGAGGGCGTGACCTTCGACGACGCCGAGCTCAACGCCATGCTCGGCCTGGCCAAGGGCGGCGTGAAGATCCTGGCCGACGTGCAGAAGCAGGCCTGCGAGCTGGCCGCCCAACAGATGGACGACGGTCGATGAGCCGCGTGATCGTCCTGGCCACCCGCAATCCCGACAAGGCCCGCGAGCTCCAGTGGCTGTTCGCCGAGCTGCCCGTGTCGAAGGTCGTCGCCGCCGACCACCTGGGCGACGACGTCCCCGACGTCGACGAGACCGGAACGACGCTCGAAGAGAACGCCCTGTTGAAGGCGCGAGCACTCGCGGAATTCAGCGGCGAGCTGTGCATCGCCGACGACACCGGCCTCGAGGTCGACGCCCTCGACGGGCGCCCCGGTGTGTACGCCGCCCGCTACGCGGGCCCCGACGCCAACTACGCCGACAACTGCGACAAGCTCGTCGCCGAGCTGCAGGGCGTGCCCGAGGCCGAGCGCACCGCGAGCTTCCGCACCGTGATGGCGCTGGTCGATCCGCGCGGCGAGGAAGGCACGTTCGAACGCACCGTCGACGGCGTGCTCGAAGGACGCATCCTCGAGGCCCCGCGCGGTGACGACGGCTTCGGCTACGACCCGTTGTTCCTCGTCCCCGAACTCGGCCGCACTCTGGCCGAGGTACCGCTCGAGGAGAAGAACCGGATCAGCCATCGTGCGCGTGCGTCGCAGGCGATGGTGGAGTTGCTGCGGGGGTACCTGGAGGCGGTGCCGGAGTAGGCGGCGCGTCGTCGCCCGTTCGGCGATTCGAGTTCCTG encodes:
- the rdgB gene encoding RdgB/HAM1 family non-canonical purine NTP pyrophosphatase: MSRVIVLATRNPDKARELQWLFAELPVSKVVAADHLGDDVPDVDETGTTLEENALLKARALAEFSGELCIADDTGLEVDALDGRPGVYAARYAGPDANYADNCDKLVAELQGVPEAERTASFRTVMALVDPRGEEGTFERTVDGVLEGRILEAPRGDDGFGYDPLFLVPELGRTLAEVPLEEKNRISHRARASQAMVELLRGYLEAVPE